A window of Oncorhynchus masou masou isolate Uvic2021 chromosome 16, UVic_Omas_1.1, whole genome shotgun sequence genomic DNA:
accccgccctgtgtaactgggtcctggactttctgatggtggtggtgagggtaggaaacaacatctccatcccgctgatcctcaacactggggccccacaagggtgcgttctcagctcCCCGCTGTagtctctgttcacccatgactgcgtggccatgtacgcctccaactcaaatatcaagtttgcagacgacattacagtagtaggcttgattaccaagaacgacaagacagcctacagggaagaggtaagggcccttggagtgtggtgtcaggaaaataaactctcactcaacgtctacaaaacaaaggagatgatcgtgcaCTTCAGGatgcagcagagggagcatccccccatccaaatcgacgggacagcagtggagaaggtggaaagttttacgtTCCTTGGCtttcacatcacggacaaactgaaatggtccacccacacagacagcgtggtgaagaaggcgcaaaagtgcctcttccacctcaggaggctgaagaaatttggcttgtcacctaaaaccctcataaacttctacagatggacaattgaaagcatcctgtcgggctgtcgGGCTCCGGCCACAAcattaaggctctccagagggtggtgcagtctgcacaacgcatcaccgggggcaaactacctgccctccaggacacctacaccacccgatgtcacaggcaGGCCAAAAAGAACATaaagaacaacaaccacccgaaatactgcctgttcaccccgctatcatccagaaggtcgaggtcagtacaggtgcatcaaagctgggaccaagagtctaaaaaacagcttctatctcaaggccagactgttaaacagttcTCACTAACATacagtggctgctgccaacatattgattatttcatagttttgatgtctttactattattctacaatgtagaaaatagcaaaaatagagaaaaaccTTCGGATGAGCAGCAGTGCCCAAACCTTTGACGGGCACTGTATGTAGTAAATAAGTAAAGAACCACAGGTATTAAGTAGAACGTGTGATGTAGTGATAAATAGTAAATTAGTGGGATTGGCGCCATTTGGTAGCAACTATAAACAATTGCATAAGAAGACCTAATATAAATTGATGTACTCGTGACTCGACTTGTGACTCAGACTTGGAGTCACTCTCGAcggactgaaaaacaacttctatctcaaggccatcaggctgttaaacagccaccactaacattgagtggctgctgccaacatactgactcaactccagccactgtaatacatttaataaattgatttaataaaggtatcactagtcactttaaataatggcactttaataatgtctacacatcctacattactcatctcatatgtatatactgtattctacaccatctactgcatcttgcctgtgccgcatggccatcgctcatccatatatttatatgtacatattcttaatccttcctttacacttgtgtgtacaaggtagttgttgtgaaattgttagattacttgttagatattactacatggtcagaactagaagcacaagcatttcatttGTTTTGAGATTTGTTTTGATTGaagtcaccttgtctgagagaGAATTACACGGTTATCAAACCATCATGCCAGAGTAAGCCTACaggaaacacagcccttatttgaagtgcATTTCATATCCCCTACGGGagaaatgaatggtggaaaaaggattggaaccatttccgtgtttgaccactaggtttaaTGGGTAGGATGACTCATACTGTGCTACTCTATTGAATGCTGATATTCCCGAAAGGCCAATCTCTTTGGCAATGACAAGGAGTGGCAAGGAATGGAACGTtagctaaagagactggtacTTAGCCTATGTACTCCCTGCATAGTAGTTGAAAACAAACAAGGTGACCACTTTTCATGAATAATTGTAGCGGCtgtcgttggtggaagaaggtgaggaccaaggtgcagcttggtaagtgttcatgatttttaatataatcaaaactgaacactaaacaaaaataataaCTAGGAAGAACGAACAAATGAAACAGTCCTGTCGAGTGAAAACACAAAGCAGAAAgcaaacacccacgaaacacaggtggaaaaaggctacctaaatatgattctcaatcaaagacaactaacgacacctgcctctgattgagaaccataccaggccaaactcaaaaagccaacatagaaaaacgaacatagacaacccacccaacccacgccctgaccatactaaaacaaaagacaaaacaaaggaactaaggtcagaacgtgacaataatgGTGACATCAGAGTACAGAATGGATCCACATCCACTGACTCTGTGTTGCCTATAGAGTTTCCTCTACTCAATCTACTAAATCTTTCTCTACAACAACTTCTGAATCACGAGACAAGCAGTACTTCCTATAAATAAGTTTGGGGCTGTTATGGTCCTGAGTGGTTGTCTTGACAGGATTCAGAGTTGTCCCATCAGAACCATCTGAAAAATATTCATTCAAGTGTCTTGACTTTGGTCgattttttagacattttttataACCCAGTCTGAAGAATGAGGGACCAGCGCATCTGACCCAACATTTGGGAAACACTACTTTACAGGAACAGTACTCATTTATGTATCTAGATGGCACATGGAAGATGTACTATTTCTGATTGAATTTTTCCTGAGGCGTTGAAGGTGACATCACCACCATCTTCTGTGCCCTTTAATATCTAGTTCAGGAGGAGAAAAACATCCTCTTTTAAATAACTCTTCATCatcagacacatacagtagagtGCAGGGTGCTTTTTCACTCATCACTGATATCAGGAGTTGATATCAAGTTTAGCACTGGCGTGGGATGTTACATAGACAAGCAGGGATTCATATGGGAACAGAGAAGTGTGAAATGCACCAAAGCAAATGTGAAGATCAAAACATAAGTTAGACTGCATATACTGTATATGCTTTGTGTTGACCAAGGTAATACATCTGACTTTGGCCCCATGCTGTACCACTCATACAATCTACAATACAACTGAGAAGGGAAATAGTATTAAATACAATACCAGCAGAAGATGGGGAGGTGGTTGACAAGGCTGGTCTTGTAGTAGAGGCTGTACTTCCTGGATAGTAGTTGAAAACAGAGTGACCACTTTTCATTGGTGAATACTGGTGTCATCACAGTACAGAATGGATCCACAACTCACTCTGTGTTGCCTGTAGAGTTCTCTACTCAATCTGTTACATCTTTCTCTAATCCAATGTCTAGAGCACAAGACAAGCAGTACTTCCTATTAATACGTTTGGGCCTGTTTTTACATGACCAGTCTTATACTGTTGTGGGGTACTGCTAGTTGTCTTGACGGGAATTAGAGAACTTACAGATAAAACATTTACTATATCTGCACACATCATACAGATGGGAGTATTTTACCTGGGACAGTAGAGATGACATCACTATCAGTGGTCTTTTTAGCAATATCTAATTCAGTAGGAGATGAACATCCTCTTTTAGTTTATTAAATaacccatcatcatcatcaccatcatcatcatcagacacaGCAGTAGTATTCAGATCAAATTCATCATCAATCACTAATATCACAAATACCAGGAGAAAGGATCAGGTTTGATATTAAATTTAATATCATCACAGATCTTGTGAACTTATTCATTTTATAAGAGCATAACAAGAACACATAcctgagaacgtggaggtgaagTCAATGGAGATCTTCACGTCTCCCTTTTCAGTCAGCGTGCACGTCCACTTCCTGTTGTTGTCCTTCTTCTGGAGTgtcacagtcagagtgatgtcacAGGAAGAATCCTGTGTGTCCTGGGCATTAGTACCTGTTTTAGGGACCCAGCTGAGACTAAATCTTGACTGGTACGTTCCAAGTTGCTTATAGTAGAGCAGAGAACAGTGTAATGTCATATTTACATTAGGCTTCAGATCTGTCACTGCTGTGGTAGAggagactgagaaagagaaaaAGGTATACAGTATTTGTTGGTTGTTTTCACATTACATATGATTATTAACACCACACTTATACACAGTAACATTTCAACTCTGATTTAAACAGTAATACTCACTAGTTAGAACAGACAGATGAACAGGAGCATCACCTCCATGTTGTGGTCCTGTCTCTGTAAGGTATTGTTGACAGATGTAGAGTCCAACATCCTCAGCTCTGACATCACTAACATGTAGAGAACAGTTAGACCCCacactcagtctgtctgtctggtcagcTTTGATCTTCCCCAATGTGACCACTTCAATAGCAACAGTAGATCCATCTCTGTTATAGATCCATGTAGTAGAGGAGCAGTTTGGATAAACCACATTGTTACACGGCAGACTGACATCATCTCCCACTCTGGAGAACATAGAGAGAGTTTCTCCACTGACACCTGGAAGGAGCATGACATCAGATAATTATTAACTGGTAATACAGATGATATTATATTTCATAGGTTTTCTTATTGATATTCTTCAGTGTGAATAATAGTGTAATATACTGTCTATTATACAATAGTGAAGATAAGAGTAAACAGATACACAACAGAAACGTCATCATAATATTAGTCAAATGTAAACTGAACTAGTTTGGCCGTGTGAAATAAATGTGTTCTATGATCTCTAATGACAtattcttactctctctcctctgtcttaccTGTTAGCAGGTACAAAACGGTCACAAGCAATCCCAAAAATGATTGAGGGATGTCAGccatgatcctctctctctctctgctctgtctctgtgtatatctctctctctatctctctgtctctctctgctctgtttctgtctctttcctctttcaGAGTGTCTCAGCACTATGAGTTTCTCACCATACAGCAGCATCTCTATTCATCACTATAGCATCACTTCCTCAAAGTGGTCATGGTTTTAATCTAGTTTCTGACACCTTGGTGAGAATCCTCCAGCTCACCAGCAGTTGAAggctgtcatgactgtcctgatcaggtcaggttacaggagaccacaaccctactgattatctctcaaccccaacagaggaggagagatctaggggtctgaagatgtggggggtTTTATGGCCCCTCACTCctctggtaaatctcaggccacagacaaattcctttgtcctgttactatggagaaccatcATTTTTGttctgttattaaaggttaatagatgacgttattacgaaaatGTTGTAATGTGAAGGGTTTTCCTAGTATATGtctgatgtttatacattgtacgttgtatggaaaatatccaaatcaaagagaatgttttggggaagatgaCATATTAAGTTAGTCTAAAATTGTTTTTGAGTAAAATCTGGaccttgcctcattaacttggtatgcccagagaattgccctaaaggaggctacgcccacttctgacccaagggcataaaacctg
This region includes:
- the LOC135557229 gene encoding uncharacterized protein LOC135557229, yielding MADIPQSFLGLLVTVLYLLTGVSGETLSMFSRVGDDVSLPCNNVVYPNCSSTTWIYNRDGSTVAIEVVTLGKIKADQTDRLSVGSNCSLHVSDVRAEDVGLYICQQYLTETGPQHGGDAPVHLSVLTISSTTAVTDLKPNVNMTLHCSLLYYKQLGTYQSRFSLSWVPKTGTNAQDTQDSSCDITLTVTLQKKDNNRKWTCTLTEKGDVKISIDFTSTFSGSTASTTRPALSTTSPSSAGSQNLFLVVTVGVALAAAVCVTAVVIIVRRRRDKNQVPTDNSIGLKAVNHSTPPTNEDKSQPADRITYASIDHFNQNPPERVDAQGEDALMYASVMPYSGRGRETENPADPSSVYSTVK